One segment of Alnus glutinosa chromosome 2, dhAlnGlut1.1, whole genome shotgun sequence DNA contains the following:
- the LOC133861856 gene encoding uncharacterized protein LOC133861856: MAMGGFYKGNGSNGWHRGRPYAMMLLLAFGAALLGVMVLHKLRERRIFTLLLKEKDQQLTSLHLLLQKERDHSEEMKRKNEEMKTKIYSLRTQKMELDRRILEKQSSIDSLKDEQRAMESALEEKQNEIKLLREKEIDPGRENLQVIALMESLKKKEAEIEDFKHRTDDPSSPPVNLTVNSQVSKGAQEGEQLHESAGYRGGEDRSKIELNNSREAGATTARVEDGTENKAGDSDRREMIGEHRQKPQESHDEVINNGDSQEHDSRDLREIQKGGVKLEEADNSGGIGIGSRVRGKHGNAGKTKGKRWRMLVKNRWPENNANSVNNEAVSKRSRQIFLDDEDGLKSRTSDMAKLKREGVNNPMEVRKAVNFSDAKLQDPHDVEDSKDLKNMVVTLNADTTHQVVMGREILLENLHADVNEEVQVLKIGSGNGTSSNITMDVRKQKLDEGSDIQQQSISSNVKKVEHDAEEAGVLDDTNEVSEDLEVANGEDDDHFFRESSSDVEEEEYKEETDESEF; the protein is encoded by the exons atggcaaTGGGGGGATTTTACAAGGGAAATGGGAGCAATGGCTGGCATAGAGGAAGGCCATACGCGATGATGTTGCTTCTTGCATTTGGGGCGGCGTTGCTTGGGGTGATGGTTCTCCACAAGCTCAGAGAGAGGCGGATCTTCACCCTTCTTCTCAAAGAGAAAGACCAGCAGCTCACCTCTCTTCACCTTCTCTTGCAg AAGGAAAGAGATCACTCCGAggaaatgaaaaggaagaacGAAGAGATGAAAACAAAGATATACTCCCTTAGAACCCAAAAGATGGAGCTTGACAGAAGGATTCTGGAGAAGCAGTCTAGTATTGATTCGCTAAAAGATGAACAAAGAGCCATGGAATCTGCGCTCGAAGAAAAGCAGAATGAGATTAAATTGctaagagagaaagaaattgaTCCTGGAAGAGAAAACCTACAAGTAATAGCTCTGATGGAAAGCTTGAAGAAGAAGGAAGCTGAAATAGAGGATTTTAAGCACCGTACAGATGACCCATCAAGCCCGCCTGTTAATTTAACTGTGAATTCGCAGGTCTCTAAGGGTGCACAAGAGGGTGAACAACTGCATGAATCCGCCGGTTACAGAGGCGGTGAAGATAGAAGCAAAATTGAATTGAACAATTCCAGAGAGGCTGGGGCTACTACAGCAAGAGTTGAAGATGGAACTGAAAATAAAGCAGGAGATTCTGATAGGAGGGAGATGATTGGAGAACACAGGCAGAAGCCTCAAGAATCGCACGATGAAGTCATTAACAATGGAGATTCTCAAGAACATGACAGTCGGGATCTTCGTGAAATTCAAAAGGGTGGAGTCAAGTTAGAAGAGGCAGACAATTCTGGTGGTATTGGAATAGGTTCTAGGGTGCGAGGGAAGCATGGCAATGCGGGTAAAACAAAGGGAAAGAGATGGAGAATGCTCGTGAAGAACCGGTGGCCGGAGAACAAtgcgaattctgtaaataacgAAGCAGTGAGCAAGAGAAGCAGACAAATTTTTCTAGACGATGAAGATGGATTGAAGAGCAGAACTTCTGACATGGCTAAACTGAAGAGAGAGGGAGTCAATAACCCAATGGAAGTAAGAAAAGCTGTCAACTTTTCAGATGCCAAATTGCAGGATCCTCACGACGTTGAAGATAGCAAAGATCTGAAAAACATGGTTGTGACTCTGAATGCTGATACAACTCATCAGGTGGTGATGGGACGAGAAATATTGTTGGAAAATCTCCATGCTGATGTAAATGAAGAAGTCCAGGTCCTGAAAATTGGAAGTGGCAATGGCACATCCAGCAACATTACAATGGATGTCAGAAAGCAGAAACTGGACGAAGGCAGTGACATTCAACAACAGTCAATCAGCAGTAATGTCAAAAAAGTGGAACATGATGCTGAAGAAGCAGGAGTACTGGACGACACAAACGAAGTGTCGGAAGATTTGGAGGTTGCCAATGGAGAAGATGATGACCATTTCTTCAGGGAATCCAGCTCCGAtgtggaagaagaagagtacAAAGAAGAAACGGATGAGTCTGAGTTTTAG